The following proteins are co-located in the Manihot esculenta cultivar AM560-2 chromosome 7, M.esculenta_v8, whole genome shotgun sequence genome:
- the LOC110607965 gene encoding uncharacterized protein LOC110607965: MSDRQKGLKEAVKDIFPSAAHRFCCRHLYSNFKKEFPGLTLKKDFWNAAKATHGYEFWLHMRNMKSKKEQKPHDWLLKIPLSHWSRHAFWTTAKCDNYTNNFTESFNSWIGNLRGLPIIQIIEKVRQKCMLRFHERYEKAATWQGKVTPRIQKTLRQIINQSRCVKLIPGRNDEFECHEGPCRFAVSLERRTCSCGWWDISGLPCKHAVRAIGYKRAEIEDFCDEYFTISTYKKVYQHAIHLIPQRDLQPDEDHPPMQPPPLKRQPGRPKKARRREDGEACPAPKRTRNATVVIPG; encoded by the exons ATGTCTGATAGACAAAAG ggATTAAAAGAAGCTGTGAAGGATATATTTCCTTCAGCTGCTCACAGGTTTTGCTGTAGACACTTATACAGTAATTTCAAGAAGGAGTTTCCTGGGTTGACATTAAAGAAGGACTTTTGGAATGCAGCCAAAGCTACTCATGGATATGAGTTTTGGCTACATATGAGAAATATGAAATCTAAGAAGGAGCAGAAGCCTCATGATTGGTTGCTGAAGATACCACTTTCACATTGGTCAAGACATGCATTTTGGACAACAGCAAAGTGTGACAACTACACCAACAATTTCACTGAATCATTTAACAGCTGGATTGGAAATCTGAGGGGTTTGCCAATCATTCAAATCATTGAGAAGGTAAGGCAAAAATGTATGCTTAGATTCCATGAAAGGTATGAGAAGGCTGCAACTTGGCAAGGGAAGGTGACCCCAAGAATTCAGAAGACTTTGAGGCAAATTATAAACCAGAGTAGATGTGTGAAGTTAATTCCGGGAAGAAATGATGAATTTGAATGTCATGAAGGTCCTTGTAGGTTTGCAGTTTCACTTGAAAGGAGAACTTGTTCATGTGGTTGGTGGGACATTTCAGGCTTGCCATGCAAGCATGCTGTTAGAGCAATAGGATACAAGAGAGCTGAGATTGAAGACTTTTGTGATGAATATTTCACCATTTCTACATACAAGAAGGTATATCAACATGCAATACATCTCATACCACAAAGGGATTTGCAACCAGATGAGGATCACCCACCAATGCAGCCTCCTCCTTTGAAAAGACAACCAGGCAGACCAAAAAAGGCAAGGAGGAGAGAGGATGGTGAGGCATGTCCAGCTCCAAAGAGAACAAGGAATGCcacagttgtaatacccggctag